The Salvia miltiorrhiza cultivar Shanhuang (shh) chromosome 2, IMPLAD_Smil_shh, whole genome shotgun sequence DNA window CGAGCCTCACTCACGCTGCCAGGTGAAATTACTTTTGTGCTCTCGAGAAACCCTCTTATCCCAATTGCAATTGTTGAGCTTCACGAATGTAATCTTAGCACTTGTTGTACGGTTTTTTGTGTCTTTATTGGTTCAATTCTATGCTCGAACTCTTAGTCTGTTTGATTTTATCCTCTTTATTGTGCCCACGACTTGCGTATGAGAGATGTGCTGAGAAATTAGGGCATGTAATGGCTGTTGATTTTCTGCAGTCCTTGAATAATTACTCTGTAAGAGTGCAGCTAAAATTTCATCTTTTTCTGCTGAGTTTCGTTAATATCTTTGAATAAATAGTATTGGCTGACCATGAAATGATCTGCATTAGCTTTACATCCTTCCTTCAATTTGCTTTCAAGTTTTATATTTGGAAGTAGAATACTAAGGGACTATTGGAGTTTACGTGGCATGTCACAACTGGAAAATATCAGTCCATGAAGTTAAGTGTGGGCTACAGAGTGATATTACTTCCTTGCATAAAGTTTGAAAATTATGTAGTGGAAATTATGTCCTTAGTCCTTACAAGAAACTGCGAATAATGATGGTAAATTTATGACTGAGAGAGTTTTTCTGCAAGTTCATGATGTTGGATTTCTCATAATGATTTTTGTAAATCTTATTTTGTTGCATCCATGTATGCTATCGCTGCTCTCCTATATAGTTCTGCTGGGGCATCATCTCCTGCTGTTCCCACAAATGCTGGCAGCTCAGATGGGCTTGGTCAAGTCCAGAATTCGAAAGGAGGGTCTCTTTCCCGGATTGGTTCACAGCCCATGCACACATCATTGAGCACCAGTGCTGGTGGTTCAGCCCTTGGATCATCACAGCCTTCTTGCAGGCCCTGGGAAAGGGGTGATTTATTGAGGCGTCTCTCAACATTCAAACCAGCAAATTGGTTTAGAAAGCCCAAGGTTTTTGAACTTGCCCTCCTTCTGTATGATGTTTTCAGAAATTGCTCCTCTGTTGATGTTACTTCAATTAGAAATAGTTGAGTGTCTGCTTCATGTTAAACATTCAAGATTGTCGATGTCTCCCGTGATATAATACTTACTACATTCATTGGTTGATCAAGCCTTGGTactaattattttgaatttaaaaatttaatactcCGTATATCGTAGTCCCTACGTTAGCCAAccaaaatattttgatttcctttctttggttttGGCCAAGTATTAGCTGTCCCCTTCACTTTTTTCTAGATAGTGATGAACAGGTAACAAGCCTTTGTAAACTTGATTTATCAGTATGGCTGCTAATCTGCTAGTGCTGGCTAGTACTGGAAACGATAGAGATAAGTGCAAGGCAAATTGTTTGCTTATCAATTTGAAAACCTTTGGATGTGATGGCTTGGGTATGACATGAATGTGAGACTGCTCTTGTACTCTGCAAAAAGGTTCAGATTTAAGTTGAATGTGAGATTATTAGGGTTGCCAAAAATTGGTCTGCAAGATACAGATGTGTAATGAACAAAATATCTGCTGAATTGTTAGGTATGCTTTTGTGGAGACCTATTCGAATTTTCTTTTACTTTCAAGTTTCTGCTCCCTGTATAGCTTTCTGTTGGGTCAGGGTCGGTCGTGAACTAGATGTGATTTATATGCTTATCTCTGTATTTGGGTGCAATTCTTGATTCAGGCTGCAAGTTCCCTGGCCTGTGCCAGAAAAGGCTGGGTGAATGTGGATGTTGATACAGTTGAATGTGAATCCTGTGGTGCAATTTTGAAGTTTGTTTCATCAGCTACCTGGACTCCTTCTGAAGGTGAATCATGATAATAGTTGATTATTAGGTTAAGAGAAGGTTTCTTCCATGCTATCACCGGTTTTTTGTATTGGATTTTCTGTTGATTCACAGTCAAGATCAAGGTCAAGTTTGAATACTAGTTGATTATGAGGTTAAATAAGTACTTCTCCCATGTTTTCTccattttatttgtataaaaGATTGTCTATTTATTCAAAGATAAAGAACCAAAATTTGAGTTTGTGaacattattatattataaatgattTATGATTTATAGGCTGTCATTTGTTACATGAATCCTGAAACATTGCAACATAAAATATAGATACCAATTAATTGTTGTACTTACAAAACTTTGACGTGCAAACATCTACTTATTGCAAGGCACAGTATGTAGTTGTTTCGAAGATATTGTCTGTGTATGAAGTTTTTGAATTGTCATCTTATTTGGTTACATTGATGATATTATCGTTTTAATATAGtatgattttttgtgaaaattaGTCTTATATGTTGCCAGAGAGTTGGTCAGTTATGGACTAAGGGGCCAGAATCCCAGTAAATGCGTGATGGGTTGCTAACAAGAAATGGTATATCAATTATTAGGGGTGTGACTCACCTGGGATCTTAAAGGATTACTTGTGAATCACATTGAATTTCCAATTAATACTATAGTTCTGTGGTAGGTCGCTAAATAGGTTTTTTCTTCTCTTGTAAAGTTGCATCTTTGGTGGTTCTGGAATTTTACTCGGAGTCATGTCCTTGTTTATCACTTAAAAGAAAACTCAAAAGTAGCTTTGACCTCGCGGGCAGGTGTTATAATTAGCTGAAGAAAGCACCTTCAGAACTTGATGCTCTATTATATTGATGCCTCTTGGTTCCTGTTTTTGTTATAAACTAAGGTGATTACTCTTAATTTCTGCTCTACCCCCATTTCTCTCCATTATACTCTGACTATTCCTTAGAATCTCTCCAACTTAATAAGAAATTGGCTTGCAGATGCTTGTGGCCCTTAAAACATATAAAGCTCATTGAACAACCTATGAGCTTAAAATTTTGCATATGATCTGGTTGAtgagtttattatttttttatgtaactaAGGTTGCTGACTTGGGGGAATTTACCTGATGAATACGCCGTAGATCTGGTTGGAATCATACCTTCTGACAAAAAGGACATTAATACAAAGTTGTGGTTCctctaattttaaatttctttttgaTGATCTTGAATGGAATATTGGGCAGATGAAGCCTTTTCTATTTGCACCAATCTATATTTTCTTGCTGTCTCGTATCTCTTGTTTGACTAATTTTTTCTTGTAGCTGATGGTGCTGGAGAAGAATTTTCCAAGAAACTTGATGAAGGGCATAGGCTTACCTGCCCATGGACAGGAAACTGTTGTGCAGAAAGTCTGGTGCAGTTCCCACCAACTCCACCATCAGCACTTATTGGTGGTTATAAGGATAGGTGCGATGGACTGCTCCAATTTCCCTCCCTTCCTGTTGTGGCTGCATCTGCAATTGAGCAAATACGGATTTCTCGGGGCTCAGAAATTGATCGTTTGCTGGCCCAGTCTCAGCTTGCACGCAATGAATCTGGCATCAAGCTAGAAATTTTCTTAGGAACTGAAAACTCCAGAGATGATGTCTTCTTCATATACTCCCGTGTAATATATATGTGGCCTCtacttgttttattttattagtagGTTTTTTCGCCTCTTAGTGAGATTTCCGTCAAATTGCAGGCTCAGAAGCTCATAAGTCTTTGTGGATGGGAACCTAGGTGGCTCCCAAATATTCAGGATTGTGAAGAGCATTCTGCTCAATCAGCTAGAAATGGCTGCTCAATTGGTCCTTCAAAATATCGTGCTCCTCCCCGTGATCCTAGCCGAGGAAAGAAAGCCTTGTCGTCTTCAACAAAAAGGGATTATGGTGGAAATGAAGTTATAGGAAATAACTCAAAAGGTGTATCCAGGTCACCATTGTTAGATTGCAGCTTATGTGGCGCGACAGTGAGACTATGGGACTTTCTAACTGTCCCACGTCCCTCTAGTTTTGTTCCAAGTAGCACTGATGGTCCCGAAACTAGCAAGAAGATGATATTGACACGTGGAATAAGTGCAGCAAGTGGCATCAGTGGGTGGGTTGCTGCAGATGGGATGGAGAAGGAGCAGGCAGAGGACCATGATGAAGCTGCAACTGGTGAAGGAAAGTCACTTTCAAATGTTGGGGTGGAGTTGAATCTTACTATGTCTGCTGGATTGTCCTCATCGCGGTTGAACATGAATGCTACATCTGAACAGTACCCATATGGACATAGAGGTAGAGATTTATTGATTGGGCAGCCTTCCAGCAGTGAGGTTGGTGATCGTGCAGCTTCATTTGAATCACGTGGCCCCAGTTCACGCAAGAGGAACTTAGATGAAGGTGGAAGTACAGGTGACAGACCACACTTACTGCTTCAACAAGCAGACAGTGGAGAGGGTACTGTCATCGATCGCGATGGTGATGAAGTTGATGATGGTGGTCAGTACTCTGCTGGACCTTTAAAACGTGCTCGTGAATCTGGGGTTGTAGAACCCCATCGATCACCTTATAGAAAAGATTCTTCTGGTGCTGGTCCCAGTCGGTCATTCGGCTTCGACATAGGAATTGATGCTTATAAAGATGAATTTGACCAGGGAACTGAACAACTTATCGGTAATCCATCCCGTGTATCCTCCGTCATTGCAATGGACACTATGTGCCACAGTGCAGATGATGATTCAATGGAAAGCGTTGAGAACTATCCTGGCGATTTTGATGACATACATTTGCCGTCTACATCAGGAATCAAAAACACAGATCCCGCTGAGACATCAGAGTTGAATTACAGCAATCAAGCACAACAGAGTACTTGTCCTGCTGCTGTGAGAAGTACTGGTGAAATTGGAGTTAGCAGTACAAATGAAGAAGAAGTTGTAAACACAGATACTGCAACTGCACATGGGAGGGATGGTCCCAGCTTGGGGATTAGTGGAGGAAGTGTTGGCATGGGTGCTAGCCATGAAGCTGAAATTCATGGGATTGATGCTTCTATCTACCGAACTGACAGTGTTGTTGGTGATGTAGAACCTAttactgaaataactgataACCAAGGCCAAACAGGTGAATTTGCACCAGATCCAGGGTTGATGGGTGATTTTGTCCCTGAAGAAGTGGATAGAGAGGATCCTCATGGTGACAGTCAAGATTTGATGTCTCGGTCCGTAGTTAGGGCAGATAGTGGGTCGAAAGTTATGGGTTCAACTAAGGCAGAATCtgttgaaagtggtgaaaagaCAAGTAATATGCGAGCCACCTCCTGCGAGAATAGTCCCCATCCTTCACTTTCTTGCAATGCGATTTTATGTTCTGGCATGGAGCTATCTAAGGAAGAAGTTACTCAAGCTACCAAGGATCCAACAACTGATGACTGTGGTTTTGTTGATTCAGGCTATCAAGTTGCAAATGGGTCAGGTAAAGAgttaaattttagtaaatgaaaaTTGGTGGTGCCCATTCTGCACATTAAACTTACCAAATAATTTATCTGTGAGTCTACTTTAAATTGGTCTGTAAATGTTGCTGTGTGATCAGAGCATAGATTTTTAAGCACTTCCGATAATCAATTCCAATCTATGAGTATACTGTATAACAAATTGTTCTGTAATTGGCGGTAAGCATGAATATTTAAGCACTTCCGATTATCAATTTCAATCTGCATTTCTGTTTGTGTGCGTGTGCCTGTATATGTTAATCAGACAGTTATTTTTGCATATGGAACTCTGTTAGGGCCTCCCAATGGTGGAAGCAACTACGATGAAGCGGTGGAATTTGATCCAATTAAGTATCACAATTACTACTGTCCTTGGGTTAATGGAAATGTTGCTGCAGCAGGCTCTAGTAGCAGCAGTGGGTCTGGCTCCAGTCCTAGTGCTATTGCGCTTTGTGGTTGGCAGCTGACATTAGATGCTTTAGATGCTTTCCAATTGCAAGGCCAGGTTCCACCAGTGCAACCAGTAGAGTCTGAATCTGCTGCTTCCATGTATAAGGTTAGCATGGATAGTCTAGTGTCTTCCAAATGCTTTCACATGGGATCTCGATTTTGTTTAAACTTTCATTCTTATGTTCCTTTCCTACGATTGCAACTTATGTGAAATTTGGTAAATATAACACATAAAGCTATCTTTTCTTCATAAGATCAGAGATCTAAATAACCTGTTCCAACTTTTTCGTGATAATTTTTATGATACTCAATCTGATGGAAATATTATTCTGTTTTTTTACAGTCGAAAGGAAGTGgacttttgaaatattttatcatcTAATAACTTCTATATAtgttcaattttattattttgttttaaatgAGAGCAtcttttacttttaatttttctgtaagaaataaaattttattagaaCAATGGCAGGTATGCCAATGGGATGTGAAATCCCCAAAAAGTGAAATCATTCTAATTGCAGATACACCTCCAATCTCTAGGAGCATCTAACATAAGAAAGGCCTAAATACCTTTGTGATTTGAGGCCCACCATACAACTCCAGATTTGGACAATGTGGCGTCGATCATATCTGAGATCTTGTAGTCTCTTTCTGATGCCTCTTGGACTTTCCTAATATGAATACCTTTACAACTTTGAACTACAAAAAATGGCTCGACAATTTTTGCAGGATGATCATCATACGCCTGGTCCGAAGCTCTTGGCACGGCACTCTTTCAACAAGAGCCGTGGGAAGAGCTAAATGGACTATTGTTGGGGATGTGGCTTCTGGTAATTTGCTACTAATCTCGTTCTTCTTCTGTAAAAAATCATTATTATGGTGACAGGTGAAATATTGATCTCATGCCCCCTGCTTCTATATTTCATATTGATGGTTTTGGTAAGACTGCTGTGGTCCTAATTCTTGTATTGTCTTGCATTTTGCTTATATCACATGGTAACTGCAAcatgtaataaatatatatcttGAAGCTTTATCGTGGAGTAGCTTGCAACCAACTCTGATGTGTCATGTCTTTTACTgcttgcagttattgttgcctCACGGTGTACTCATCGAACCTTGAGCTTAGCAGCGCCCTTTTAAACACACCTTGTCGATGTTATTTGTTGCTTTTCACCTCAAATGGAGTAAACTAAAAATTCCATTAGCTGTGTCATAATTCAAGATACAAGAGAACCTCTATCTCGAGTGCCTTCTCCTGTTTATTTCAGACCTCAGTTTCAATAATGCCTTGAGTCATCAGGCT harbors:
- the LOC131012119 gene encoding uncharacterized protein LOC131012119 isoform X1, whose amino-acid sequence is MKDEAVSSSRDPLLPPRSTSPPPSLTHAASSAGASSPAVPTNAGSSDGLGQVQNSKGGSLSRIGSQPMHTSLSTSAGGSALGSSQPSCRPWERGDLLRRLSTFKPANWFRKPKAASSLACARKGWVNVDVDTVECESCGAILKFVSSATWTPSEADGAGEEFSKKLDEGHRLTCPWTGNCCAESLVQFPPTPPSALIGGYKDRCDGLLQFPSLPVVAASAIEQIRISRGSEIDRLLAQSQLARNESGIKLEIFLGTENSRDDVFFIYSRAQKLISLCGWEPRWLPNIQDCEEHSAQSARNGCSIGPSKYRAPPRDPSRGKKALSSSTKRDYGGNEVIGNNSKGVSRSPLLDCSLCGATVRLWDFLTVPRPSSFVPSSTDGPETSKKMILTRGISAASGISGWVAADGMEKEQAEDHDEAATGEGKSLSNVGVELNLTMSAGLSSSRLNMNATSEQYPYGHRGRDLLIGQPSSSEVGDRAASFESRGPSSRKRNLDEGGSTGDRPHLLLQQADSGEGTVIDRDGDEVDDGGQYSAGPLKRARESGVVEPHRSPYRKDSSGAGPSRSFGFDIGIDAYKDEFDQGTEQLIGNPSRVSSVIAMDTMCHSADDDSMESVENYPGDFDDIHLPSTSGIKNTDPAETSELNYSNQAQQSTCPAAVRSTGEIGVSSTNEEEVVNTDTATAHGRDGPSLGISGGSVGMGASHEAEIHGIDASIYRTDSVVGDVEPITEITDNQGQTGEFAPDPGLMGDFVPEEVDREDPHGDSQDLMSRSVVRADSGSKVMGSTKAESVESGEKTSNMRATSCENSPHPSLSCNAILCSGMELSKEEVTQATKDPTTDDCGFVDSGYQVANGSGPPNGGSNYDEAVEFDPIKYHNYYCPWVNGNVAAAGSSSSSGSGSSPSAIALCGWQLTLDALDAFQLQGQVPPVQPVESESAASMYKVSMDSLVSSKCFHMGSRFCLNFHSYVPFLRLQLM
- the LOC131012119 gene encoding uncharacterized protein LOC131012119 isoform X3, producing MKDEAVSSSRDPLLPPRSTSPPPSLTHAASSAGASSPAVPTNAGSSDGLGQVQNSKGGSLSRIGSQPMHTSLSTSAGGSALGSSQPSCRPWERGDLLRRLSTFKPANWFRKPKAASSLACARKGWVNVDVDTVECESCGAILKFVSSATWTPSEADGAGEEFSKKLDEGHRLTCPWTGNCCAESLVQFPPTPPSALIGGYKDRCDGLLQFPSLPVVAASAIEQIRISRGSEIDRLLAQSQLARNESGIKLEIFLGTENSRDDVFFIYSRAQKLISLCGWEPRWLPNIQDCEEHSAQSARNGCSIGPSKYRAPPRDPSRGKKALSSSTKRDYGGNEVIGNNSKGVSRSPLLDCSLCGATVRLWDFLTVPRPSSFVPSSTDGPETSKKMILTRGISAASGISGWVAADGMEKEQAEDHDEAATGEGKSLSNVGVELNLTMSAGLSSSRLNMNATSEQYPYGHRGRDLLIGQPSSSEVGDRAASFESRGPSSRKRNLDEGGSTGDRPHLLLQQADSGEGTVIDRDGDEVDDGGQYSAGPLKRARESGVVEPHRSPYRKDSSGAGPSRSFGFDIGIDAYKDEFDQGTEQLIGNPSRVSSVIAMDTMCHSADDDSMESVENYPGDFDDIHLPSTSGIKNTDPAETSELNYSNQAQQSTCPAAVRSTGEIGVSSTNEEEVVNTDTATAHGRDGPSLGISGGSVGMGASHEAEIHGIDASIYRTDSVVGDVEPITEITDNQGQTGEFAPDPGLMGDFVPEEVDREDPHGDSQDLMSRSVVRADSGSKVMGSTKAESVESGEKTSNMRATSCENSPHPSLSCNAILCSGMELSKEEVTQATKDPTTDDCGFVDSGYQVANGSGPPNGGSNYDEAVEFDPIKYHNYYCPWVNGNVAAAGSSSSSGSGSSPSAIALCGWQLTLDALDAFQLQGQVPPVQPVESESAASMYKLLLPHGVLIEP
- the LOC131012119 gene encoding uncharacterized protein LOC131012119 isoform X2 — translated: MKDEAVSSSRDPLLPPRSTSPPPSLTHAASSAGASSPAVPTNAGSSDGLGQVQNSKGGSLSRIGSQPMHTSLSTSAGGSALGSSQPSCRPWERGDLLRRLSTFKPANWFRKPKAASSLACARKGWVNVDVDTVECESCGAILKFVSSATWTPSEADGAGEEFSKKLDEGHRLTCPWTGNCCAESLVQFPPTPPSALIGGYKDRCDGLLQFPSLPVVAASAIEQIRISRGSEIDRLLAQSQLARNESGIKLEIFLGTENSRDDVFFIYSRAQKLISLCGWEPRWLPNIQDCEEHSAQSARNGCSIGPSKYRAPPRDPSRGKKALSSSTKRDYGGNEVIGNNSKGVSRSPLLDCSLCGATVRLWDFLTVPRPSSFVPSSTDGPETSKKMILTRGISAASGISGWVAADGMEKEQAEDHDEAATGEGKSLSNVGVELNLTMSAGLSSSRLNMNATSEQYPYGHRGRDLLIGQPSSSEVGDRAASFESRGPSSRKRNLDEGGSTGDRPHLLLQQADSGEGTVIDRDGDEVDDGGQYSAGPLKRARESGVVEPHRSPYRKDSSGAGPSRSFGFDIGIDAYKDEFDQGTEQLIGNPSRVSSVIAMDTMCHSADDDSMESVENYPGDFDDIHLPSTSGIKNTDPAETSELNYSNQAQQSTCPAAVRSTGEIGVSSTNEEEVVNTDTATAHGRDGPSLGISGGSVGMGASHEAEIHGIDASIYRTDSVVGDVEPITEITDNQGQTGEFAPDPGLMGDFVPEEVDREDPHGDSQDLMSRSVVRADSGSKVMGSTKAESVESGEKTSNMRATSCENSPHPSLSCNAILCSGMELSKEEVTQATKDPTTDDCGFVDSGYQVANGSGPPNGGSNYDEAVEFDPIKYHNYYCPWVNGNVAAAGSSSSSGSGSSPSAIALCGWQLTLDALDAFQLQGQVPPVQPVESESAASMYKDDHHTPGPKLLARHSFNKSRGKS